The Anoxybacillus flavithermus genome has a segment encoding these proteins:
- a CDS encoding coenzyme A pyrophosphatase has protein sequence MEYKTIIDKLSNRTPTLLGHEQFGKFAVLLPLIEKDDELHVLFEVRAFHLNRQPGEICFPGGKIDLNDKNAQEAAIRETVEELGIEKTSIINIFPLDYIVSPFDTIIYPFVATISHPDKMKPNKEEVAEIFTVPLSFFQQTAPEVYHVHFKVEPEANFPFDRIPNGENYNWRARKMDEHFYYYENKVIWGLTARIIYHFIELIRKD, from the coding sequence ATAGAATATAAAACAATCATTGACAAATTAAGCAATCGAACACCGACTTTGTTAGGACATGAACAGTTCGGTAAATTCGCAGTACTTTTACCGTTAATCGAAAAAGACGATGAGCTTCACGTCTTATTTGAAGTCAGAGCGTTTCATTTAAACAGGCAGCCTGGAGAAATCTGCTTTCCCGGTGGAAAAATTGATCTAAATGACAAAAATGCCCAAGAAGCAGCCATTCGGGAGACAGTCGAAGAATTAGGGATTGAAAAAACGAGCATTATTAACATTTTTCCTTTAGATTATATCGTGTCTCCTTTTGACACGATCATTTATCCATTTGTTGCTACGATTAGTCATCCTGACAAGATGAAACCGAATAAAGAGGAAGTCGCTGAAATATTTACTGTTCCGTTATCCTTTTTTCAACAAACGGCGCCGGAAGTTTATCACGTCCACTTCAAAGTAGAACCTGAAGCGAATTTTCCGTTTGACAGGATTCCGAACGGAGAAAATTATAATTGGCGCGCCCGAAAAATGGATGAGCACTTTTATTATTATGAAAATAAAGTCATTTGGGGGTTAACGGCAAGGATTATTTACCATTTTATTGAATTGATTAGGAAGGATTGA
- a CDS encoding multidrug ABC transporter ATP-binding protein, giving the protein MLRPQHHWKKTSEQKANKLFRTLKRIATLLSKQKGMLALVLLMVVFSSFLSLFGPYFIGKIIDEHIVVKKQDGLIQSLMILGGVYLFLSLSLFLQNYWMIAIAQKTVYSLRKQLFEKFHKLPIRFFEERQHGELMSRITNDIENVSQTLNSSIIQLFSSTLTLVGAVIVMVSLSPLLTVLTLTIVPMMFFGMKWITNRTRMLFKEQQRNLGELNGFIEESISGQKIIKMFSQERQTISEFQQKNEKLKQSGFWAQTYSGFIPKLMNVLNNISFAIIAGIGGVLALKGLISIGVIVVFAEYSRQFTRPLNDLANQFNMLLSAMAGAERVFEIIDMEEEEDNEEAIHLRNIKGEVEFRHVSFSYEKRQETIREIHFHISPGETVALVGPTGAGKTTIINLLSRFYDPDSGQVFIDGYDIKHIKRASLRQHIAFVLQDTFLFQGTIRENIRYSRLNASDKDVEEAAKLANAHSFIMKLPNGYDTVLNEEGSGISQGQKQLLAIARAILANPSILILDEATSSIDTVTELKIQEALQRLMKGRTSFVIAHRLNTIRNADQIIVLHEGRIVEKGTHHSLLKAKGFYYELYHAGTDQFNISRGR; this is encoded by the coding sequence ATGTTGAGGCCGCAGCATCATTGGAAAAAAACATCGGAACAAAAAGCAAACAAATTGTTTCGAACATTAAAAAGAATAGCAACACTCCTTTCAAAGCAAAAAGGAATGTTGGCTCTTGTGCTTCTCATGGTTGTCTTCAGCTCTTTTTTAAGTCTGTTTGGCCCTTATTTCATTGGAAAAATCATTGATGAACATATCGTCGTAAAAAAGCAAGACGGGCTCATTCAGTCGCTCATGATATTAGGTGGAGTTTATCTTTTTCTCTCTCTGTCTCTTTTTCTGCAAAATTATTGGATGATTGCGATTGCTCAAAAGACGGTTTATTCGTTAAGAAAACAGCTGTTTGAAAAGTTTCATAAACTCCCAATCCGCTTTTTCGAAGAACGGCAACACGGGGAGCTCATGAGCCGAATCACAAACGATATTGAAAATGTGAGCCAAACATTAAATAGTTCCATTATTCAATTGTTCTCAAGCACTCTTACGCTTGTTGGCGCGGTTATTGTAATGGTTTCGCTAAGTCCGCTGCTGACGGTTTTGACGTTAACAATTGTTCCAATGATGTTCTTTGGCATGAAATGGATTACGAACCGTACGCGGATGTTATTTAAAGAACAGCAGCGCAATTTAGGAGAGCTCAACGGCTTCATTGAAGAATCCATTTCTGGTCAAAAAATCATCAAAATGTTTTCACAAGAAAGACAGACGATTTCTGAATTTCAACAAAAAAACGAAAAGCTCAAACAATCCGGTTTTTGGGCGCAGACGTATTCCGGTTTTATTCCAAAGCTGATGAACGTATTAAACAATATCAGCTTTGCCATCATTGCCGGGATAGGGGGAGTGCTTGCGTTAAAAGGCCTCATTTCAATTGGGGTCATCGTTGTTTTCGCGGAATATTCACGACAGTTTACCCGGCCTCTTAACGACCTTGCCAACCAATTTAATATGTTGCTGTCGGCGATGGCCGGGGCGGAACGAGTTTTTGAAATTATCGATATGGAAGAGGAAGAAGACAACGAAGAGGCCATTCATTTACGAAACATAAAAGGAGAAGTGGAATTTCGCCACGTTTCGTTTTCATATGAAAAAAGACAGGAGACGATACGCGAGATTCATTTTCATATTTCTCCTGGTGAAACGGTGGCATTAGTCGGTCCGACAGGAGCAGGAAAAACAACGATTATTAACCTTCTTTCCCGCTTTTATGACCCGGATAGCGGACAGGTGTTTATTGACGGCTACGATATCAAACATATTAAAAGAGCGAGTCTTAGACAGCATATAGCGTTCGTTTTACAAGATACGTTCCTTTTTCAAGGGACGATTCGAGAAAATATTCGTTACAGCAGGCTAAATGCCAGTGACAAAGACGTGGAAGAAGCAGCCAAATTAGCGAATGCCCATTCGTTTATTATGAAGCTTCCAAACGGGTACGATACTGTTTTAAACGAAGAAGGAAGCGGAATCAGCCAAGGGCAAAAACAGCTTTTGGCGATTGCCAGAGCGATTTTAGCCAACCCGTCCATCTTAATCTTAGACGAAGCGACAAGCAGTATTGATACAGTAACGGAGCTGAAAATACAAGAAGCGTTACAGCGGCTCATGAAAGGGAGAACAAGTTTTGTCATCGCCCATCGCTTAAATACGATTCGAAACGCTGACCAAATTATTGTGCTTCACGAAGGACGCATTGTTGAAAAAGGCACCCATCATTCATTGTTAAAAGCAAAAGGGTTTTATTACGAACTGTATCATGCTGGTACCGATCAATTTAACATTTCAAGGGGAAGATAA
- a CDS encoding ABC transporter ATP-binding protein: MFGVLAYLKPYTKWMILAWGLMLIELATELWHPLLMAKIIDDGILQHDFSVVWKWGSIMMSTSLIAFMAGIANSFVAAYVGQNYGFALRNRLFEKVQSFSFSNFHQFPTSSLITRMTNDITQIQNTVFMSLRIMLRAPLLVLFGTVMALYVHFKLALILVFTVPILLLFLIWMMNKGMALFKMVQQKLDQVNEVMRENLTGMKLIKAMMRGEHEQRRFTKVNEDLMNRTIRSLQTMELSMPVLLFVMNIAIILILWFGDINIQIGSAKAGEVVAIVNYATRITSALSIFTFILIVFSRAKASARRVSEVLAVNIDLSDREETNYETTIKEGKVIFEDVHFQYSNSQVPVLKNISFIAHPGETIAILGATGSGKSSLLQLIPRLYDVNKGRVLIDGIDVRDMNQEMLRKQIGFVPQEVLLFSGTVKENIAFGKEDASMEEMIEAAKHAQIHETIMKLPNGYDTIVGQKGVNLSGGQKQRLSIARALIRKPKILLLDDSTSALDLKTEAELLKSLKSYTCTTFIVTQKVSTAMKADTILLLDEGALLAKGNHECLSKSCALYQKIVQSQLNSEEKYIC, from the coding sequence ATGTTTGGTGTGCTAGCGTATTTAAAACCATATACGAAATGGATGATACTAGCATGGGGGCTTATGCTTATTGAATTAGCTACTGAGCTGTGGCATCCATTGCTGATGGCAAAAATCATTGACGACGGAATACTGCAACACGATTTTTCTGTCGTCTGGAAGTGGGGGAGCATCATGATGAGCACTTCCCTTATTGCTTTTATGGCTGGAATCGCCAACTCTTTTGTGGCTGCTTACGTTGGTCAAAATTACGGGTTTGCTTTGAGAAATCGTTTATTCGAAAAAGTTCAATCGTTTTCTTTTTCTAATTTTCATCAATTCCCGACGTCTTCTTTAATTACGCGAATGACAAACGATATCACGCAAATCCAAAACACCGTGTTTATGAGTTTGCGTATTATGCTGCGGGCGCCGCTGTTAGTGTTGTTCGGTACGGTGATGGCGCTTTATGTTCATTTTAAACTCGCGCTTATTTTAGTTTTCACGGTTCCGATTTTATTATTGTTTCTTATATGGATGATGAATAAAGGGATGGCATTATTTAAAATGGTGCAGCAAAAACTCGACCAAGTCAATGAAGTGATGCGGGAGAATTTAACGGGAATGAAACTCATTAAAGCAATGATGAGAGGGGAACATGAACAGCGGCGTTTTACAAAAGTGAATGAAGATTTGATGAACCGCACCATTCGATCATTGCAAACCATGGAACTCTCAATGCCTGTTCTGTTATTCGTTATGAACATAGCGATTATCCTTATTCTCTGGTTTGGTGATATAAACATTCAAATAGGCAGCGCAAAAGCAGGAGAGGTGGTAGCGATTGTTAACTATGCTACACGTATTACCTCGGCTTTATCGATTTTTACGTTTATTCTCATCGTTTTTTCCCGAGCCAAAGCATCGGCGCGGCGGGTCTCAGAAGTGCTGGCAGTAAACATCGATTTGTCAGATCGTGAAGAAACTAATTATGAAACAACGATCAAAGAAGGCAAAGTCATATTTGAAGATGTTCACTTCCAATACTCAAATTCTCAAGTTCCCGTTTTAAAAAATATTTCGTTTATTGCCCATCCCGGGGAAACGATTGCCATTTTAGGAGCGACCGGGTCGGGAAAATCTTCTTTATTGCAACTAATTCCGCGGTTGTATGATGTTAATAAAGGTCGGGTTTTGATTGATGGCATCGATGTTCGCGACATGAATCAGGAAATGTTGCGAAAACAAATCGGCTTTGTTCCGCAAGAAGTTTTATTGTTTTCCGGAACGGTGAAAGAAAATATCGCTTTTGGGAAAGAAGACGCTTCAATGGAAGAAATGATAGAAGCAGCGAAACATGCGCAAATTCACGAAACGATTATGAAACTGCCAAACGGATATGATACGATTGTTGGACAAAAAGGTGTGAATCTCTCCGGCGGCCAAAAGCAGCGGCTTTCCATCGCAAGAGCGCTTATACGGAAGCCGAAAATTTTGCTGCTAGATGACAGTACAAGTGCACTCGATTTAAAAACAGAGGCGGAATTATTGAAATCTTTGAAATCATATACATGTACAACGTTCATTGTGACCCAAAAGGTAAGTACGGCCATGAAAGCGGATACGATTTTACTTCTCGATGAAGGGGCTTTATTAGCCAAAGGGAATCACGAATGTTTATCGAAAAGCTGTGCTCTATATCAAAAAATTGTGCAATCACAGCTTAATAGCGAGGAGAAATACATATGTTGA
- a CDS encoding bifunctional ADP-dependent NAD(P)H-hydrate dehydratase/NAD(P)H-hydrate epimerase, with amino-acid sequence MRVVTASEMYAIDRYTIQQIGMSEESLMENAGQAVATVLLERIQPAQRVAVLAGTGNNGGDGFVVARVLKSYGYTTDLWLIPPKEKVKGAAKKALEIYENSGYEVKNYIGNEKEFIEQLRHYDVIIDALLGIGINGALRSPYKEIIEKVNEAKELVVYAIDVPSGIPADGGAVETAIQADVTITIQYPKLSAYTFPTADYYGELIVVDIGIPPLSLEKNAEFRRLWSEAAVARTLPIRKRSSHKGTYGKGLVIGGSRNMTGAVIMTAKAALRSGAGLLTMAVPDDVYPVVATHIPEVMYHPCSSLNGCFAGEIDLITLDVDAIAAGPGMGRTMGAKSVVQKVLFQDVPVVLDADALYFWNDYVSIIRERTEATILTPHPGEMARMLGVSIDVVERDRFGIAKQFAMSNGVYLVLKGPYTIVTTPDGKQYVNTSGNPALAKGGSGDVLTGIILAFIMQHDNIQEAICNAVFVHGKAADALVEKEHSPMDVLATDVIEAIPQTLFSLYKKGASYQKQR; translated from the coding sequence ATGCGCGTTGTGACTGCTTCAGAAATGTACGCGATTGATCGATATACCATTCAGCAAATCGGCATGAGTGAAGAATCGTTGATGGAAAATGCCGGACAAGCTGTCGCTACAGTTTTGCTGGAACGAATTCAACCTGCTCAGCGCGTCGCTGTATTAGCAGGAACAGGAAACAATGGCGGCGACGGGTTTGTTGTTGCAAGGGTGCTAAAGAGTTATGGTTATACGACGGATTTATGGTTAATACCGCCAAAGGAAAAGGTAAAAGGCGCGGCGAAAAAAGCACTTGAAATCTATGAAAATTCGGGATATGAAGTAAAGAATTACATAGGAAATGAGAAGGAATTTATCGAACAATTACGTCATTATGACGTGATCATTGACGCTTTGCTTGGAATTGGCATAAATGGGGCATTGCGCTCTCCATATAAAGAAATCATTGAAAAAGTGAACGAAGCAAAGGAGCTTGTTGTGTATGCCATTGACGTACCAAGCGGAATTCCGGCGGACGGCGGAGCTGTGGAAACAGCGATTCAGGCGGATGTAACGATTACGATTCAATATCCAAAGCTAAGTGCATATACTTTTCCAACAGCTGATTACTATGGTGAATTAATCGTAGTAGATATTGGTATTCCGCCGCTTTCTCTAGAAAAAAATGCCGAGTTTCGCCGACTATGGAGTGAAGCGGCTGTTGCAAGAACGCTGCCGATAAGAAAGCGTTCGTCCCATAAAGGTACTTATGGAAAAGGGCTTGTAATTGGCGGCTCGCGAAATATGACAGGCGCTGTCATTATGACCGCAAAAGCGGCTTTAAGAAGCGGAGCTGGATTGCTGACAATGGCTGTTCCGGATGATGTTTATCCCGTTGTCGCCACCCATATTCCAGAGGTGATGTATCATCCGTGTTCATCGTTGAACGGCTGCTTCGCCGGGGAAATCGATTTGATCACCTTGGATGTTGACGCGATTGCCGCAGGACCGGGCATGGGGAGAACGATGGGAGCGAAAAGTGTTGTCCAAAAGGTGCTATTCCAAGATGTTCCAGTCGTTCTTGATGCGGATGCGTTATATTTTTGGAACGATTATGTTTCGATAATACGTGAACGAACAGAAGCGACGATTTTAACGCCGCATCCTGGAGAAATGGCGCGAATGCTTGGCGTTTCCATTGACGTTGTCGAAAGAGACCGTTTTGGCATTGCAAAGCAATTTGCAATGAGCAATGGTGTTTACCTTGTGTTAAAAGGACCTTACACCATTGTCACGACTCCAGATGGAAAGCAATACGTGAATACAAGCGGAAATCCAGCGTTAGCAAAAGGTGGAAGCGGCGATGTACTCACTGGAATCATTCTTGCGTTTATCATGCAGCACGACAACATTCAAGAAGCAATTTGCAATGCCGTGTTCGTGCATGGAAAAGCGGCGGATGCGCTCGTCGAGAAGGAGCATTCACCAATGGATGTGCTTGCGACAGATGTCATCGAGGCCATTCCGCAAACACTTTTTTCACTTTATAAAAAGGGAGCCTCGTATCAGAAACAAAGATGA
- a CDS encoding heavy metal translocating P-type ATPase: MSEQQAKLSKSEAKTYRVQGFTCANCAAKFENNVKALPGVQDAKVNFGASKITVWGTTTIEELEKAGAFENLKIREDKEKAVKREPFWKQKENIKVYISAVLLVISWFLGKQYGEEHIFATIGYAAAILIGGYSLFIKGFKNLVRLNFDMNTLMTVAILGAAAIGEWGEGATVVILFAISEALERYSMDKARQSIESLMDIAPKEALIRRGNEEMMVPVDDIQVGDIMIVKPGQKLAMDGIVIKGTSTLNQAAITGESVPVTKTVGDEVFAGTLNEEGLLEVKVTKRVEDTTLSKIIHLVEEAQAERAPSQAFVDRFAKYYTPAIIIFALLLAVIPPLFMGADWSEWIYRGLAVLVVGCPCALVISTPVSIVTAIGNAAKNGVLIKGGIYLEEAGNLKVIAFDKTGTLTKGVPSVTDVVTYNGNENELMTITAAIEKGSQHPLASAIIRKAEEDGLNFNDVSVEEFQSITGKGVKAKVNNEMYYVGSPGLFEELLPNGIQSKIKEQITDLQTQGKTVMVLGTEKEILALIAVADEIRESSKEVIRKLHQVGIEKTVMLTGDNQRTAEAIGKQVGVSDIKADLLPEDKLNFIKELRDKYRSVAMVGDGVNDAPALAASTVGVAMGGAGTDTALETADIALMSDDLSKLPYTIKLSRKALAIIKQNITFSLGIKALSLLLIVPGWLTLWLAIFADMGATLIVTLNSLRLLKVKE, from the coding sequence ATGTCTGAACAACAAGCAAAATTATCTAAATCAGAAGCGAAAACCTACCGTGTTCAAGGATTTACTTGTGCAAACTGTGCAGCAAAGTTTGAAAATAACGTAAAAGCATTGCCAGGTGTTCAAGATGCTAAAGTAAACTTTGGAGCATCTAAAATTACCGTTTGGGGTACAACAACCATCGAAGAATTAGAAAAAGCAGGGGCTTTTGAAAACTTAAAGATTCGGGAAGATAAAGAAAAAGCAGTCAAGCGTGAACCTTTTTGGAAGCAAAAAGAGAATATTAAAGTGTACATTTCCGCCGTTTTGCTTGTGATCAGTTGGTTTTTAGGGAAGCAATACGGAGAAGAGCATATCTTTGCGACAATTGGATATGCTGCAGCAATTTTAATCGGTGGATATTCGTTATTTATAAAAGGTTTCAAAAACCTAGTTCGATTGAATTTTGATATGAATACGCTGATGACAGTGGCGATTTTAGGAGCTGCAGCAATTGGTGAATGGGGAGAAGGTGCAACGGTTGTTATTCTATTCGCCATTAGTGAAGCCTTAGAGCGTTATTCCATGGATAAAGCCCGTCAATCCATTGAATCGTTGATGGATATTGCTCCAAAAGAAGCATTAATTCGTCGCGGAAATGAAGAAATGATGGTCCCTGTTGACGATATTCAAGTCGGAGATATTATGATCGTAAAGCCTGGTCAGAAATTAGCGATGGATGGAATCGTCATCAAGGGTACATCTACGCTAAATCAGGCTGCCATTACGGGAGAAAGTGTTCCAGTAACCAAAACAGTCGGTGATGAAGTCTTTGCAGGAACATTGAATGAAGAAGGGTTATTGGAAGTAAAAGTTACAAAACGAGTGGAAGATACAACTCTTTCGAAAATCATCCATTTAGTGGAAGAAGCTCAAGCAGAACGAGCACCTTCTCAAGCGTTTGTAGATCGTTTTGCCAAATACTATACACCAGCCATTATCATTTTTGCTCTTTTACTAGCCGTTATTCCGCCATTATTTATGGGTGCTGATTGGAGCGAATGGATTTATCGAGGTCTAGCTGTATTAGTGGTTGGTTGTCCGTGTGCGTTGGTTATTTCCACGCCTGTTTCGATTGTAACTGCCATTGGAAATGCAGCGAAAAACGGTGTGTTAATTAAAGGTGGTATTTATTTAGAGGAAGCAGGAAACTTAAAAGTGATTGCTTTTGATAAAACAGGAACATTAACAAAAGGTGTTCCTTCCGTCACCGATGTAGTCACTTATAATGGCAATGAAAATGAACTAATGACCATTACAGCAGCCATTGAAAAAGGCTCACAACATCCACTTGCTTCCGCCATTATAAGAAAAGCAGAAGAAGATGGATTGAATTTTAATGATGTATCGGTTGAAGAATTCCAATCCATTACCGGTAAAGGTGTAAAAGCCAAAGTAAATAACGAAATGTATTATGTCGGAAGTCCAGGTCTTTTTGAAGAACTTCTTCCAAATGGTATCCAATCAAAAATAAAAGAACAAATTACAGATCTTCAAACACAAGGGAAAACGGTCATGGTGTTAGGAACGGAAAAAGAAATTCTGGCGTTAATTGCCGTGGCAGACGAAATAAGAGAATCATCCAAAGAGGTTATTCGAAAACTGCATCAAGTCGGTATTGAAAAAACGGTGATGCTGACGGGAGATAACCAAAGAACAGCCGAAGCCATCGGAAAACAAGTCGGGGTTTCCGATATTAAAGCCGATTTACTTCCAGAAGATAAACTGAATTTCATCAAAGAGCTTCGCGACAAGTATCGAAGTGTTGCGATGGTTGGAGATGGTGTGAACGATGCACCAGCTCTTGCAGCTTCAACCGTTGGTGTGGCAATGGGTGGTGCTGGAACCGATACAGCCCTTGAAACAGCCGATATTGCTTTAATGTCTGATGATTTAAGTAAATTGCCATATACGATTAAATTGAGCCGCAAAGCTTTAGCGATTATTAAGCAAAACATTACTTTCTCTTTAGGGATTAAGGCATTGTCATTACTGTTAATTGTGCCTGGTTGGTTAACGTTATGGTTAGCGATATTTGCCGATATGGGAGCAACATTAATCGTAACATTAAACAGCTTGCGATTGCTAAAAGTTAAAGAATAA
- a CDS encoding transcriptional regulator, whose translation MSKKDTCEIYCYDEEKVNRIQGELQKEDISSVVLLFKALADENRAKIAYSLCQDEELCVCDIANIIGASVATTSHHLRILYKQGIVKYRKEGKLAFYSLDDDHIKQLIMIALAHEKEVKVHV comes from the coding sequence ATGAGTAAGAAAGATACATGTGAAATTTATTGTTATGACGAAGAAAAAGTCAATCGAATACAAGGGGAATTGCAAAAAGAAGATATATCCAGTGTTGTCCTGTTGTTTAAAGCACTGGCAGATGAAAATAGGGCAAAAATTGCCTATTCACTTTGCCAAGATGAAGAGTTATGTGTATGTGATATTGCCAATATCATTGGGGCTTCTGTTGCAACCACTTCCCATCATTTACGGATCCTTTATAAACAAGGAATTGTAAAGTATCGAAAAGAAGGAAAGCTAGCATTTTATTCGCTGGATGATGACCATATTAAGCAGTTAATCATGATTGCGTTAGCACATGAGAAAGAGGTGAAAGTCCATGTCTGA
- a CDS encoding prolipoprotein diacylglyceryl transferase, producing METIKPLNPIALELGPLSIHWYGIIIGTGLLLGLYIATNEAVKRGLQKEVFTDLVLWAVPIALICARIYYVIFNWSYYSQHPNEIIAIWKGGIAIHGALIGAIVTTVVFAKKRNLSFWKLADIAAPSIILGQAIGRWGNFMNQEAHGGPVSREFLERLHLPDFIINQMYIEGSYYHPTFLYESLWDLIGFLILLILQRLNLKRGEVFLTYVIWYSIGRFFIEGMRTDSLMLTDNLKVAQVLSVVLVITSTVLILYRRTRKDLTARYKD from the coding sequence ATGGAAACCATTAAACCTTTAAATCCAATTGCGCTGGAATTAGGACCTTTAAGTATTCATTGGTACGGAATTATTATTGGTACAGGGCTCTTGTTAGGATTGTATATTGCTACTAATGAAGCAGTAAAAAGGGGATTACAAAAAGAGGTATTTACCGACCTTGTATTATGGGCTGTCCCTATAGCTTTGATATGTGCCAGAATTTATTATGTCATCTTTAATTGGTCGTATTATTCGCAACACCCCAATGAGATTATAGCTATATGGAAAGGCGGAATCGCCATTCACGGGGCTTTAATAGGTGCTATTGTCACAACTGTCGTTTTTGCAAAGAAAAGGAATTTGAGTTTTTGGAAATTGGCAGATATCGCAGCACCAAGCATTATACTGGGGCAAGCAATTGGACGTTGGGGAAACTTTATGAATCAGGAAGCACATGGAGGACCCGTTTCAAGAGAGTTTTTAGAAAGACTTCATCTTCCTGATTTTATCATTAATCAAATGTACATTGAAGGAAGTTATTATCATCCAACATTTTTGTATGAGTCTCTATGGGACTTGATAGGGTTTCTGATTTTATTGATATTACAACGTTTAAACTTAAAACGTGGAGAAGTATTCTTGACTTATGTTATATGGTATTCGATTGGTAGATTCTTTATTGAAGGGATGAGAACAGATAGTTTAATGCTAACAGACAATTTAAAAGTGGCTCAAGTTTTATCTGTTGTTTTAGTGATTACAAGCACAGTCCTTATATTATACAGACGAACTAGAAAAGATTTGACGGCTAGGTATAAAGATTAA